Proteins co-encoded in one Candidatus Bathyarchaeia archaeon genomic window:
- the pyrB gene encoding aspartate carbamoyltransferase, translating to MPPTSSFAGRDIVSVRDLSRSEIDHILDMAEVMEPLAKTGSDMLHGKIMATLFYEPSTRTKLSFESAMTRLGGTALGFAETKGTSVEKGENLADTVRVVENYADVLVVRHPLEGAARMAAEFSRVPVINAGSGAEEHPTQALLDLYTIKKELGAIDGITIGLIGDLRYGRTVHSLAYALAKYKVRLVLISPEILKMRKEVLEEVSKKIDVEETTSLQQHLKELDVIYMTRVQKERFGDLADYEKVKGSYRLTSDELSRAKKSSIVMHPLPRVDEIDSSVDSTSHAKYFPQVGNGVVLRMGLLGLVFGAI from the coding sequence ATGCCGCCCACATCTAGCTTTGCTGGCAGAGATATTGTCAGCGTTCGCGACCTCTCCCGGTCGGAGATCGATCACATTCTGGACATGGCCGAGGTCATGGAGCCTCTGGCGAAGACCGGGTCCGACATGCTTCATGGGAAGATAATGGCGACCCTGTTCTACGAACCGAGCACACGCACCAAGCTGAGCTTCGAGTCCGCCATGACCAGACTTGGCGGAACCGCTCTCGGATTCGCAGAGACAAAGGGAACGTCTGTCGAGAAAGGCGAGAATCTGGCCGATACCGTCCGGGTCGTTGAGAATTATGCCGACGTGCTCGTAGTCAGGCATCCGCTAGAAGGTGCGGCAAGGATGGCAGCGGAGTTTTCGAGAGTCCCGGTGATCAACGCAGGGTCAGGAGCGGAGGAGCATCCCACCCAGGCACTGCTTGACCTGTACACGATCAAGAAGGAGCTCGGCGCCATTGATGGCATTACGATCGGGTTGATTGGAGACCTTCGATACGGCCGGACCGTTCATTCCCTCGCGTACGCGCTCGCGAAATACAAAGTGAGACTGGTCCTCATCTCTCCAGAGATACTGAAGATGCGGAAGGAGGTTCTGGAGGAGGTCTCGAAGAAAATAGACGTCGAAGAAACCACATCGCTGCAACAGCATCTGAAAGAGTTGGACGTCATCTACATGACAAGGGTCCAGAAAGAACGCTTCGGAGATCTGGCAGATTATGAGAAGGTAAAGGGGTCCTACCGACTGACATCTGACGAGCTCTCGCGAGCAAAGAAGAGCTCTATCGTCATGCACCCGTTGCCTAGAGTGGATGAGATAGACTCGAGCGTTGACTCGACAAGTCACGCGAAATATTTCCCACAAGTCGGGAACGGCGTGGTACTTAGAATGGGATTGCTCGGCCTTGTATTCGGCGCAATCTAG
- a CDS encoding UPF0182 family protein, with protein sequence MTEIRVGSRKPFRIGLLTGILAILIVLGMQFILLRELSVFNTGLGLWVLATEFVSTAALLLALVFVGSYFAARIQRQSGSRAAWVGYYIVLGLASFAAFTLGMNAGLTFDVKYSTYATKAGINFLNLQYLNGAVIWTTLLLTALFMLSDPRVSVVTGSDGKRHFYTHSKLLGILRLLSRTNLGAIIQTTRRSYYESSSSRPSFDWDVGETPDHAVLSKNGKLQWNDKFLVSSPPFLAWTTIKFLFALGIAASIANDIALRFVTIQNYLVQMNSSWFAQVQSYFSILGLRLSGTYQVSPTFGIDSVFTFEAFKFILSIIGLAFGVLGIRLGISLVANAMVGLSKRAFGMSRVALSNFFIIIWLPIIYAVLSSGAWVYDVGTSFVLSTLVIVMIGVAFLAGYTRTQRILHVKITRFKGLLILAIVLVSTITLPVYGTYLRAQSGQYINYQWNPAYVPTIQYTRWAYGIDSVTSADSSLITSLGTQTNTLDHIRIFTNESARLNMKPLVGVNWMSIDNAPVDIIYLNGTEYWVSVLQLVPAGLQNDPDVWRTQHLLLTHSEKILAVNAATTQAVDITKIWNLTQSPQIYYGEGGLWQSVDEVYLNIPGFTETHLSNYTGPPSYNGTADYTYKGFWLYWKFFWQGRFDFANGAYGNIKALEYRDADTRLSNILLPDMQSDPDPYPVVDKQGNIYILHWVWIKWQSPSDFADYPDHTDTSILRLFAATLTNMKTGEVTGYLYNNGKSDYVRSFYNSMYPQWNQQMPAWLLPQLRYPESYFNAQQEVYNFYFQTDPLQWQRNVFLQSTETTRFIITPINGTLTWAAVRLVEIYHSPSQNLAGLYIAPAGIRTGQVYLIRFPEGTTVIGPNSAVSAVTTDPGVKTQLTLHPDWTTGNILLYSVNGRLIYVIPYYGTQGNLTVPEMVAVVDASTKQVGSYFISNPNSYTEVGNATTKAVNNIGISTGTQTTVNGTLAYRYQYEQGGNTRWILGINTTSGQVQVLAKVETLTTTDIFKINNTNISSTFTVVVDNSTTPATVLRVQ encoded by the coding sequence TTGACAGAGATCCGTGTTGGTTCAAGGAAGCCGTTCAGAATAGGGCTCCTAACGGGCATTCTAGCCATCCTAATTGTTCTAGGAATGCAGTTCATCTTGCTCAGAGAGCTTTCTGTATTCAACACGGGACTTGGGCTCTGGGTCCTGGCCACAGAATTCGTTTCGACGGCTGCTCTACTTCTGGCATTGGTGTTCGTCGGCTCATATTTCGCTGCAAGAATACAACGCCAGTCAGGCTCTCGCGCCGCCTGGGTTGGATACTACATCGTTCTTGGACTCGCTTCCTTCGCCGCCTTCACCCTTGGAATGAACGCCGGTCTAACCTTCGACGTGAAGTACTCGACCTACGCCACTAAGGCAGGAATTAACTTTCTCAACCTCCAGTACCTTAACGGAGCCGTCATCTGGACGACCCTCCTTCTAACGGCTCTTTTCATGCTAAGCGACCCGAGAGTCTCAGTAGTAACCGGAAGCGATGGGAAGAGACATTTCTACACGCACAGCAAGCTTCTCGGGATTCTTCGATTACTCTCAAGGACGAACCTTGGAGCTATCATACAAACTACCAGACGGAGCTACTATGAATCATCCAGTTCTAGACCATCGTTCGACTGGGATGTTGGAGAGACACCTGATCATGCGGTCCTTTCGAAGAATGGCAAATTGCAATGGAATGACAAGTTTCTAGTCTCGTCTCCCCCGTTTCTCGCATGGACAACTATCAAGTTTCTATTCGCACTCGGAATCGCGGCGAGCATCGCCAATGACATTGCTCTGAGATTTGTCACCATCCAGAACTATCTTGTCCAAATGAACAGTTCATGGTTCGCGCAGGTACAGAGCTACTTCTCAATACTTGGACTGAGGCTATCCGGCACTTACCAAGTGTCCCCGACCTTCGGCATTGACAGTGTCTTCACGTTTGAAGCCTTCAAGTTCATCCTGTCGATTATCGGTCTGGCGTTTGGAGTCCTAGGGATTAGACTTGGAATTTCGCTCGTTGCCAATGCCATGGTTGGACTTTCCAAGCGAGCCTTCGGAATGTCTCGGGTCGCCCTAAGCAACTTCTTCATCATTATCTGGCTCCCGATCATCTATGCGGTCTTGAGCAGTGGAGCCTGGGTCTATGACGTGGGCACATCCTTCGTTCTCTCAACCCTCGTCATTGTGATGATCGGGGTAGCATTTCTGGCCGGATACACACGAACTCAGAGAATTCTTCACGTCAAGATTACTCGTTTCAAGGGTCTCTTGATACTCGCAATCGTCCTAGTTTCAACAATCACGCTTCCCGTGTACGGGACGTACCTACGCGCCCAGTCCGGGCAGTACATCAACTATCAATGGAATCCAGCCTACGTGCCAACTATTCAGTACACGCGGTGGGCGTACGGGATAGACTCAGTTACTAGTGCGGACTCGTCTCTCATAACAAGCTTGGGAACTCAAACCAACACACTCGACCATATCCGAATATTCACAAACGAATCGGCACGTCTGAACATGAAACCCCTGGTTGGCGTGAACTGGATGTCCATCGATAACGCTCCAGTCGACATCATCTACCTCAATGGCACCGAATATTGGGTGTCCGTACTCCAGCTTGTGCCCGCTGGCCTCCAGAATGATCCTGATGTTTGGCGTACTCAGCATCTGCTACTAACGCATTCCGAGAAGATCCTCGCGGTGAACGCGGCGACCACTCAGGCGGTTGACATTACCAAGATCTGGAACCTAACCCAGTCTCCCCAGATCTACTACGGAGAAGGAGGATTATGGCAGTCGGTGGACGAGGTCTACCTCAATATTCCAGGATTCACAGAGACCCACCTTTCCAATTACACTGGACCTCCTTCCTACAATGGGACAGCCGATTACACCTACAAGGGATTCTGGCTGTACTGGAAGTTCTTCTGGCAGGGAAGATTCGACTTCGCCAACGGTGCATATGGCAATATCAAGGCATTGGAATACCGGGACGCAGACACCAGACTCTCCAACATCTTACTGCCAGACATGCAATCAGACCCAGATCCATACCCTGTAGTTGACAAACAGGGAAATATCTACATCCTGCACTGGGTCTGGATCAAGTGGCAGAGTCCCAGCGACTTCGCCGACTACCCAGACCATACCGACACGTCGATCCTTCGACTCTTTGCGGCAACACTGACCAACATGAAAACCGGTGAAGTTACGGGGTACCTCTACAATAATGGCAAGAGCGACTACGTTAGATCATTCTACAACTCCATGTATCCGCAGTGGAACCAGCAAATGCCGGCCTGGCTTCTCCCTCAGCTGAGGTATCCTGAATCATACTTCAACGCCCAACAGGAAGTGTACAATTTCTATTTCCAAACGGACCCGCTACAATGGCAAAGGAATGTCTTTCTGCAATCGACCGAAACTACTCGGTTCATAATCACACCAATCAACGGAACTCTAACGTGGGCGGCCGTGAGACTGGTAGAAATCTATCATAGCCCATCCCAGAACCTAGCAGGCCTCTACATAGCTCCAGCAGGAATAAGGACGGGGCAAGTCTACCTGATAAGATTCCCCGAGGGAACGACAGTCATTGGACCTAATTCAGCCGTCTCAGCCGTAACCACTGACCCAGGGGTGAAGACCCAATTGACACTCCATCCTGACTGGACTACTGGAAACATACTACTGTATTCGGTGAACGGCCGCCTGATCTATGTCATACCCTACTATGGAACCCAAGGCAATCTCACAGTACCCGAAATGGTAGCAGTCGTCGATGCTTCAACGAAACAGGTGGGCTCGTACTTCATCTCGAATCCCAACAGCTACACTGAAGTAGGGAACGCCACGACTAAAGCAGTCAACAACATTGGAATATCCACTGGAACACAGACAACTGTTAACGGAACTCTGGCTTACAGATACCAATACGAGCAAGGAGGAAACACTCGATGGATTCTCGGGATAAACACGACTAGCGGGCAGGTTCAGGTTCTTGCGAAGGTAGAGACCTTGACGACAACTGACATTTTCAAGATCAACAACACGAACATTTCAAGTACATTCACGGTTGTAGTTGACAACAGTACAACTCCAGCTACAGTTTTGAGAGTCCAATAA
- the nrdD gene encoding anaerobic ribonucleoside-triphosphate reductase codes for MQRAYERFSSDVLDAASAPVRLHILKLLVSKGPLPYTEIMYEAKLDPVRDAGKFVYHLKTLRKASLVTIEKGTKKYSITDLGKILVEFSRDLEEWIAVKRGRLFVRTSKMTIEEFDRTRIASSLVTEAGMPQSLADEIASEAEERLLRFGTTYLTAPLVRELVNTILVERKLEEYRHKLTRLGLPVNDVTVLLKEAGQKHLDSSWVQSSAGAAVTEEYVLLNSLPRPLVDAHFSGQVHLEDAESWILNPSVFSHDPRPFFRKGLPGSQPPTSIESTLGNLLRLARVTEGQVSGEQIFDHFNVLLAPFIKGVPSQRVQESVRLFLLQLNWNGFSNTLPSPSTIGLDRAAPNILEQSDAIGPNGKKEGKYADYAREAEELLRTLIDAVQEIAKDNPLINPSITLRLNRDKLSEPDGLLAMSHETSLRYSVMNYLIQNPGETYTVSSDGSMFVTESMGDVARGALVGTVQVNLPRIAYESAGKDERFLQGVTNAVDESVGALEIRGQAIQERLREGLLPLLSWQTDGSAYYGSQPMAEISLLGLNESVKYHMKKDVDNKDSLVFVKKIIEAARRAISESDSRKLRIRVGLHPSPEASSRLAGIDSEKYGFSTIVYQGSKRYPYYSDVPVIPLTQRIPFSSRASLEGEVQRYLDGGSILPLLLGDKSDTVGLTKASQLLAQSGVKHFTFSEILDRCQSCYHVDTGVRAKCSKCNSDKLTIVAKSAGRLIPLDLWTESRRKDLDRIVTYDLA; via the coding sequence TTGCAGCGAGCTTACGAACGTTTCAGTTCGGACGTCTTAGACGCTGCGTCTGCACCTGTTAGGCTTCACATTCTCAAGCTCTTGGTTTCCAAGGGCCCCCTCCCGTATACCGAGATCATGTACGAGGCTAAGCTGGACCCTGTGCGGGACGCTGGAAAGTTCGTCTATCACCTCAAAACCCTTCGTAAAGCCAGCTTAGTGACGATCGAAAAAGGCACGAAAAAGTACAGCATAACAGACCTCGGCAAGATTCTAGTCGAGTTCTCACGCGATCTTGAAGAGTGGATCGCTGTCAAACGCGGCCGCCTCTTCGTCCGAACCTCCAAAATGACAATAGAGGAATTTGACCGGACCAGAATCGCTTCATCACTTGTCACTGAAGCAGGTATGCCTCAGAGCCTCGCCGATGAGATTGCGTCTGAGGCGGAGGAGAGGCTCCTGCGGTTCGGGACAACCTACCTCACTGCACCCCTTGTACGCGAGCTTGTCAATACTATCCTCGTCGAGAGAAAGCTCGAGGAGTATCGCCACAAGCTTACCCGACTTGGACTTCCCGTCAATGACGTGACGGTTCTCTTGAAGGAGGCAGGACAGAAGCATCTTGACTCATCATGGGTTCAATCGTCCGCAGGCGCAGCCGTCACCGAAGAGTACGTCCTCCTCAACAGCCTTCCACGACCCCTGGTCGATGCGCATTTCTCGGGACAAGTCCATCTAGAAGACGCCGAGTCCTGGATCCTCAACCCCAGCGTCTTCTCGCATGATCCTCGTCCGTTCTTCCGAAAAGGATTACCTGGATCGCAACCCCCTACCTCTATCGAGAGCACCTTAGGAAATCTGCTACGACTAGCCAGAGTGACAGAAGGGCAGGTATCCGGAGAGCAAATATTCGATCACTTCAACGTCCTCCTAGCACCATTCATCAAAGGTGTCCCAAGTCAAAGGGTCCAAGAATCTGTCCGACTTTTTCTCCTCCAGCTAAACTGGAATGGTTTCTCAAACACCCTTCCTTCCCCTTCGACCATAGGGCTCGATCGTGCCGCCCCCAACATCCTAGAACAGTCCGATGCTATTGGTCCCAACGGAAAGAAAGAGGGCAAGTATGCAGACTACGCGCGTGAAGCGGAGGAGTTACTCCGCACGCTGATCGACGCAGTCCAAGAAATTGCCAAAGACAATCCACTTATCAATCCATCGATCACTCTTAGACTGAATCGCGACAAGCTCTCCGAGCCCGATGGGCTTCTCGCAATGAGCCACGAGACTTCTCTAAGATACTCCGTCATGAATTATCTCATCCAGAATCCGGGAGAAACTTACACTGTATCTTCGGACGGATCCATGTTCGTTACCGAAAGCATGGGCGATGTGGCTAGGGGAGCGCTAGTCGGAACGGTCCAAGTCAACCTGCCAAGAATCGCATACGAGTCAGCAGGGAAAGACGAACGGTTTCTCCAGGGAGTTACCAACGCCGTTGACGAGTCGGTTGGGGCTCTGGAGATTCGCGGACAAGCTATTCAGGAACGGCTGAGGGAGGGACTGCTGCCGTTGCTTTCTTGGCAAACAGATGGGAGCGCGTATTATGGGTCTCAACCGATGGCGGAGATTAGCCTTCTCGGACTTAACGAGTCGGTAAAGTATCACATGAAGAAAGACGTGGACAACAAGGATTCTCTTGTCTTCGTCAAAAAGATCATCGAGGCGGCGCGACGCGCGATATCGGAAAGCGACTCTCGCAAGCTTAGAATTCGAGTAGGGCTTCATCCATCCCCCGAAGCATCCTCGAGGCTTGCGGGTATCGACTCTGAGAAATACGGTTTCTCAACCATTGTGTATCAAGGGTCCAAGCGGTATCCGTACTACAGTGACGTGCCGGTAATCCCGCTTACACAGAGGATTCCATTCTCGTCACGCGCCTCTTTGGAGGGGGAGGTTCAGAGATACCTCGACGGAGGATCGATCCTGCCGCTCCTCTTAGGAGACAAAAGCGATACGGTAGGCTTGACAAAAGCGTCCCAACTACTTGCACAATCAGGCGTAAAACATTTCACGTTTTCCGAAATATTGGACCGGTGCCAATCTTGCTATCACGTCGATACGGGCGTCCGTGCAAAATGCTCCAAGTGCAATTCAGACAAGCTGACAATCGTTGCAAAGTCGGCTGGTAGACTGATTCCTCTCGACCTCTGGACCGAGTCGAGGAGGAAAGATTTGGACAGAATCGTGACATATGATCTCGCATAG
- a CDS encoding ATPase domain-containing protein — MMNMFLEFLEVPGNVLLIQGAPGTGKTTLAFEILNAIGDSRRVYASSRVSPVKLRIQFPWIDEVIDSMSGRSSKASWNDEFHDLRGSDTDSVFSKIVRLKQAKQKSVLVVDSWEGALRNATTEGRKMLESAVMSELDQTKVSVILVSEAERADNLGYLVDGVVTLKQSELDGRRVRSLGIDKLRGFKVESQYSPFSLERGRFTFLDEEYENGPPTIVRSPEKIPHTATHYSTGSRELDQVLGGGIRKGSFFLIDSESSVAPQSLRLLINMIRSNFVNQGGACFSVSTGTFSSESAAEALRPYIGDKPLAERVRIVEFNPQLPSKPWRLKVRGQLMSDVAEFYKAWNVLKETSTGMMLTMNFDKLVQVYGEDLTLPGFTEMGEGLRDEGAFSIGISSRPTKVRDEFLRQADYHIKVQSWNGHLLIYGVKPFTHIHGATFNFDKGYPSLDLIEIV, encoded by the coding sequence ATGATGAATATGTTTTTGGAGTTTCTCGAAGTCCCAGGAAATGTATTGCTTATCCAAGGTGCCCCTGGCACGGGAAAGACAACTCTCGCGTTTGAAATACTGAATGCGATTGGGGACTCGCGTAGGGTCTACGCGTCCAGCAGGGTCTCACCAGTCAAACTACGCATACAGTTTCCATGGATTGATGAAGTCATCGATTCAATGTCTGGAAGATCCTCGAAAGCTAGCTGGAACGACGAGTTCCACGACCTCCGAGGCTCCGACACTGACAGTGTCTTCTCGAAGATAGTTCGACTGAAACAGGCTAAACAGAAGTCAGTGTTGGTCGTAGACAGTTGGGAGGGCGCGCTGAGAAACGCAACAACTGAAGGACGAAAGATGCTGGAGTCAGCAGTCATGTCCGAACTTGATCAGACAAAGGTAAGCGTGATTCTAGTCAGTGAGGCCGAAAGAGCCGACAACCTCGGCTACCTGGTAGACGGAGTTGTAACATTGAAACAAAGTGAGCTAGATGGGAGACGAGTAAGATCTCTCGGAATAGACAAGCTAAGAGGATTCAAGGTCGAGAGCCAGTACTCCCCATTCTCCTTAGAAAGGGGACGGTTCACCTTCCTGGACGAAGAATACGAAAACGGCCCACCGACCATTGTGAGAAGCCCAGAGAAAATCCCACACACAGCAACCCACTACTCCACAGGGAGCAGGGAACTCGACCAAGTACTGGGAGGAGGAATCCGAAAAGGCTCATTCTTCCTGATAGACTCCGAGAGCAGTGTCGCCCCTCAATCGCTGAGGCTATTGATCAACATGATCAGGTCAAATTTCGTAAACCAAGGCGGCGCCTGCTTCAGCGTTTCTACCGGGACCTTTAGCTCCGAATCCGCGGCGGAGGCTTTGAGACCCTACATAGGTGACAAGCCTCTCGCAGAGAGAGTTAGGATTGTCGAGTTTAATCCGCAGCTGCCTTCGAAGCCATGGAGGCTAAAGGTGCGTGGTCAACTGATGAGTGACGTCGCCGAGTTTTACAAGGCATGGAATGTGTTGAAAGAAACCTCGACTGGCATGATGCTGACTATGAACTTCGACAAGCTCGTGCAGGTCTATGGGGAAGACCTTACGCTTCCGGGGTTCACCGAGATGGGTGAAGGCCTGCGGGATGAAGGTGCCTTCAGCATCGGAATATCGTCACGTCCCACTAAGGTGCGTGATGAGTTTCTCAGACAAGCCGACTATCACATAAAGGTCCAAAGCTGGAACGGGCATCTTCTTATCTACGGCGTAAAACCGTTCACACATATTCACGGGGCCACTTTCAATTTCGACAAAGGATATCCGTCCCTCGACCTGATAGAGATTGTGTAA
- a CDS encoding pyridoxamine 5'-phosphate oxidase family protein: MTTLKIYKAMKNAPGMSRSEVDAFLARSKTPLRLGTTNAKGEPNIHPVWYEYVNNKIYFMSWKDALKVRNVKENKTVYFSVDTDAMPNTGVKGKGTATIVKDTGKILSVSEKIIAKYLGDIRSKMAQSMMDEVKKGSEALVEITPHYFSTWDYSKSKF, encoded by the coding sequence TTGACAACTCTCAAAATCTACAAGGCGATGAAGAACGCTCCAGGAATGAGCCGGTCCGAGGTTGACGCATTTCTAGCCCGCAGCAAGACCCCTCTCCGGCTTGGAACAACTAACGCGAAGGGCGAACCCAACATACACCCTGTATGGTACGAGTACGTGAACAACAAGATCTATTTCATGAGCTGGAAAGACGCGTTGAAAGTCCGGAACGTGAAAGAGAACAAGACGGTCTACTTCTCCGTTGATACCGATGCGATGCCCAACACGGGAGTGAAAGGAAAGGGGACAGCCACTATAGTCAAAGATACCGGGAAAATTTTGTCCGTATCGGAGAAGATCATAGCAAAATATCTGGGCGACATCAGAAGCAAGATGGCGCAGAGCATGATGGATGAGGTAAAGAAAGGCTCGGAAGCGCTGGTCGAGATTACTCCACACTATTTCTCAACTTGGGACTATTCCAAGTCGAAATTCTAG